One stretch of Tribolium castaneum strain GA2 chromosome 5, icTriCast1.1, whole genome shotgun sequence DNA includes these proteins:
- the Piezo gene encoding piezo-type mechanosensitive ion channel component isoform X20, whose amino-acid sequence MANFFLCLFIFRIVLPIVLGACIIFRPSLLSAIYLLFLLFLPCIPIPTASSMAGSTGIYIKLLIATSILTFVAQLAFQIVLLAMPPYGHILEKCELLEQILRHVGLVRLDAMNPIAVVTWISPEIVMVVISVGTYVICKKLLEKRTVEVVENEENLPQKAKANRKQFNLFVAVGKYAVLVALCVAAVLRPSVPGGLYFLVFLCAATWWSCCKELGKGFAIVMRCVMAVVVVHMGALYTYQFQWPQEYLDKNSTYARYFGLTPIFWSNCTDDPRTFNWEQEEWATYANPIALFLLYYVLALESKFLLKPQSQKKQGKFLRLEGSFTKPLNRQLSNKQLMRRATTRNKWQSATRKVRIPRTEYAISEHTPLIGGVSPSRRYGSGKKPPVYQDSTGSFTITGENPEDIPMDELGKGAAEEEYKPTIIENVMYGLESILQVIIKSSYIVTNIIMMAWSITYISWITFVLLIWANLLWLVPNQRKSMLRSSPFLVAYAWFLLISAYIYSMNLTESELPTTIEGIDLSEIGFQKVEVLPCNPLLVKCLFTAMFWITLRQFVRERIEERQTTALADMAAPLQVTVGAAAGVENEQDPGSKLMEKIGQYLRKILTKFWIWVVAITLFAVAITGERMTAFRIFYMALFLFFILTFQISFRAWRKMMFGFWLTVIVFSMAILVMVYTYQFKNFDIYWRDYLHVPIQRQLDIGLEKFETKQLFVRLVTPTFFVIITVIQLHYFHKEFMELSDPKNTSVIGVDLDQSSLQGGAPTSDKDETSSSIKMDLTDTDSSQTRWQRLVKYFHHTSNLIFLFLELHMPKFVVLFLMLVCIYDKCALYFILVLLLVLACAFGRPMQIFAIYTSSVFVSVMLLARMIYQTDYINPGNWNVTCEMQNNSKIANNAKWLGFYKTSKDASLPHLVKWNIMYILVVTLWAVILVRQFNYRVSRGKPTTRAFFMFPKITRWDADKSTSNCIKYLFNYGFFKFGVEICLMATVAVIGFRMDMYSIIYSVWLCVMFIAKRDTLAKIWTFYMMFIALLLPIQYVMTVGLPPTLCILFPWDQDYWDKSEVKNAAIFRRLQEFSYLLDTEYPPSPKKLICDFILLLLVSRQAVIFRIEKRWAGREYPGGSNDIIIHHAEEKGFVNPTPDYISSVRSYLDVIKKGVYSSFLWITLAIVFLAGTNRVNVFSIGYLIGAFVFLWQGTDLYLRPIPTIIKSWDLFLGYNVFVILCKTALQIVGCIFIQDIPNYACWLIQLFGIGCVKKFGDLTVQAGLADELVCKVPREYVGLVWDGLCFGFMIMQRRIFTSYNFFHLINEIKAGSILASRGAELIEELRLKRMTEQEEQERRVLEKIKAKMDRIKANQQKIQGSSYKDSENHYVAVRSGDYYMFDDLDDEDELDFMDIPKDDEEEAKGRGQTVSEIEEPGPRTVTIIDERGKDEPKPGTSKDDDESTVISEQKPTVREKVSVGLLFVWAFIQSSMISLTNFLNKYSRDYRYVIRVLAKEKKFLKEHTDYNVGLRLGSGQLWQPAASYNSLLGQSHEDSVLPTPSCGTFSPSDSYRLVSNSDRPSLDRRDYDEKPPVSDESDQKAMATLPYTSDQDRRKASVLTVPEIRILAPSLERGLDSPSTPSREGSRIDMEEYEGTEMSSYDQPPIIRLLLAIWYIIMSRSENVCYFIIFLNQIKSATFLSLPLPLMVFLWGTLTIPRPDKTFWVTIIAYTEVIVLIKCMFQFDIIPWNMSQGITNNPFYPPRIIGIERNSNFAVWDLLLLLVVFFHRFMLKSMGLWKSSPVPAVLLTEGDYKVNSEGKLEPVQSEMQITRRSSKHSDKTLSSKSSVPEDSDLERLVEESDQNEDDMRRASITKQDLQDKILSVECQRVDPMAHLPQSLKLAFLKYGESIRLFFKQLRDPTSRVAADVYSYMFLCDFYNFFVILIGYSSFGTQQGDGGVSSYLEDDRVPVLFLLMLILQFTLIIVDRGIFLRKNILAKIIFQFIQVFVLHIWLFIVFPIITERGFNSVLAPQMYYMVKCFYLLLSAYQIRCGYPTRILGNFLCKGYNYVNMFLFKGFMAIPFLFELRTVMDWMWTDTSMTVFDWIKMEDIFSHIFQIKCTRHVESEYPQPRGERKPPVIKYLMGGAILALIIAIIWFPLVFFSLGNAVGKPNPPYDVTLEIRIGPYEPVYQMSAQSNSIHQFTESNLAQLQQAYIQQKTAATFISNYEGPDIAAVKLSLDSANIWSISPPDRERMVAEVSSNDSLKIRLEYKVSHKTSKPEDSGVIPDNVEIQVPAAINGKPNVMRQNLLQMLKGNKSASPMILEDILPKFLKVTNRGTAKSISQLMFLNNEDAESPNPVGKAFRTISLSLDSSNDSVTEWWQIKENCTDLNYKMFLKKLPMADCNSIIVYTFNDKIFPSTLSVLTGGGIIGLYSTLVFVAFRFFRGFFAEQCFKIMFEDMPNIDRVLQLCLDIYLVREAGEFALEEDLFAKLVFLFRSPETMIKWTRPKEELADDEDPEGDA is encoded by the exons ATGGCCAATTTTTTCTTGTGCTTGTTCATCTTTAGGATAGTGTTGCCGATCGTTCTGGGGGCAT GTATCATTTTCCGGCCGTCTCTACTTTCCGCCATTTACCTCCTTTTCCTCCTCTTTCTCCCATGTATCCCTATACCGACGGCCAGCTCCATGGCCGGTTCCACCGGCATCTACATCAAGCTCCTCATCGCCACATCCATCCTGACCTTTGTAGCCCAACTGGCTTTCCAGATTGTCCTTCTGGCTATGCCTCCATACGGCCATATCCTCGAAAAATGCGAACTCTTAGAGCAAATTCTACGACACGTGGGTCTTGTCCGGCTCGATGCCATGAACCCCATCGCTGTGGTCACCTGGATTTCGCCTGAAATCGTCATGGTGGTCATATCCGTCGGGACCTACGTCATCTGTAAGAAACTCCTCGAGAAACGGACCGTTGAAGTGGTCGAAAACGAGGAGAATCTTCCACAGAAGGCGAAAGCCAACAGAAAACAATTCAATCTTTTCGTCGCTGTTGGCAAATATGCCGTTTTAGTGGCGCTGTGTGTGGCTGCAGTGCTCCGACCCTCTGTACCTGGAGGGTTGTATTTCTTGGTGTTTTTGTGTGCCGCCACGTGGTGGTCGTGTTGTAAGGAGCTCGGCAAGGGCTTTGCCATTGTGATGAGGTGTGTCATGGCCGTGGTGGTAGTCCACATGGGCGCTCTCTACACGTATCAGTTCCAATGGCCACAGGAGTACCTCGACAAGAACAGTACCTATGCGCGGTATTTCGGCTTGACTCCGATTTTTTGGTCCAATTGCACCGACGATCCCAGAACCTTCAACTGGGAGCAAGAGGAATGGGCGACTTATGCCAACCCCATCGCCCTTTTCCTCCTCTACTACGTGCTAGCACTAGAATCCAAGTTCTTGCTTAAGCCCCAG TCGCAAAAGAAGCAGGGGAAATTTTTACGTCTCGAAGGGAGTTTTACGAAGCCGCTGAATCGGCAGCTTTCTAACAAACAACTAATGCGCAGAGCCACGACGAGAAACAAGTGGCAAAGTGCTACTCGCAAAGTCCGA ATTCCCCGGACCGAATATGCCATTAGTGAGCACACACCC TTAATCGGGGGAGTGAGTCCATCACGACGTTACGGCTCTGGTAAAAAACCACCCGTTTATCAAGACTCGACGGGAAGTTTCACCATAACTGGCGAGAACCCAGAAGACATCCCAATGGATGAACTCGGTAAGG GTGCTGCAGAAGAGGAATACAAGCCAACCATCATCGAGAATGTCATGTATGGCCTAGAGTCGATCCTCCAGGTCATCATCAAATCCTCATACATCGTCACAAACATCATCATGATGGCGTGGAGTATAACCTACATCAGCTGGATCACTTTCGTTCTTCTCATCTGGGCCAATCTTTTGTGGCTTGTTCCTAACCAAAGGAAATCAATGCTTCGGTCTAGTCCCTTCCTGGTGGCCTACGCGTGGTTCCTCCTCATTTCGGCATACATTTACTCGATGAATCTTACCGAAAGCGAGTTACCAACTACCATCGAAGGCATAGATTTGTCCGAAATCGGCTTCCAGAAGGTGGAGGTTCTCCCGTGCAACCCTCTTCTAGTTAAATGTCTCTTCACGGCGATGTTTTGGATCACTCTGAGACAATTCGTAAGAGAACGAATCGAAGAACGCCAAACTACAGCACTTGCCGACATGGCTGCGCCCCTCCAAGTGACTGTAGGAGCGGCAGCTGGGGTTGAAAACGAACAAGACCCTGGCAGTAAACTAATGGAGAAAATCGGGCAATATTTGAGgaaaattttgacgaaattttggaTTTGGGTGGTGGCGATCACGCTTTTCGCCGTGGCCATAACCGGGGAGAGGATGACAGCGTTTAGGATTTTCTACATGGCGTTGTTCCTGTTTTTCATCCTCACGTTCCAAATCTCGTTTAGAGCTTGGAGGAAGATGATGTTCGGGTTCTGGTTAACTGTCATAGTCTTTTCCATGGCAATACTAGTCATGGTCTACACTTACCAATTCAAGAACTTTGATATCTACTGGCGGGATTACCTACACGTGCCTATTCAACG CCAATTGGATATCGGCCTGGAAAAATTCGAGACGAAACAGTTGTTCGTCCGATTGGTCACTCCCacattttttgtcataatcaCTGTAATCCAACTGCACTACTTCCATAAAGAGTTTATGGAACTGTCTGATCCGAAAAATACCAGCGTTATTGGAGTAGACCTAGATCAGAGTAGCCTCCAAGGGGGCGCCCCTACTAGTGATAAAGACGAAACGTCTTCATCCATCAAGATGGACCTGACCGACACAG ATTCATCGCAAACTCGGTGGCAACGCCTCGTTAAGTATTTCCACCACACCAGTAACCTAATTTTCCTATTCCTGGAGTTACACATGCCCAAATTCgtcgttttgtttttaatgcttGTTTGCATTTACGACAAATGCGCCTTGTACTTCATCCTAGTCCTTCTCCTAGTACTTGCGTGTGCTTTCGGACGTCCCATgcaaatttttgcgatttatACGAGTTCTGTTTTCGTCTCTGTGATGTTACTAGCGCGAATGATTTACCAAACCGATTATATAAATCCCGGTAATTGGAACGTAACCTGTGAG ATGcaaaacaattcaaaaattgcgAATAACGCAAAATGGTTGGGTTTTTACAAAACGAGCAAAGATGCAAGTCTACCGCACTTGGTCAAGTGGAACATCATGTATATCCTTGTGGTGACCCTATGGGCTGTTATTTTGGTCCGGCAGTTTAATTATAGGGTTTCGAGGGGGAAACCGACCACAAGGGCTTTTTTCATGTTTCCCAAAATCACGCGATGGGACGCTGATAAAAGTACAAGCAACTGTATCAAGTATTTATTCAACTATGGTTTCTTCAAGTTCGGAGTAGAAATTTGTTTGATGGCTACAGTGGCCGTCATTGGCTTCAGGATGGACATGTATTCCATCATCTATAGTGTTTGGCTGTGTGTTATGTTTATTGCAAAACGGGACACACTTGCCAAAATTTGGACTTTCTACATGATGTTTATTGCCTTACTTCTCCCAATTCAATACGTAATGACAGTAGGATTACCTCCAACACTGTGTATAC TTTTTCCATGGGACCAAGACTATTGGGACAAAAGTGAAGTAAAAAATGCTGCAATTTTCCGAAGACTTCAGGAGTTCTCCTACTTATTGGACACAGAGTATCCCCCTTCTCCCAAGAAACttatttgtgattttattCTTCTCCTTTTGGTGTCTCGTCAAGCTGTGATCTTCCGTATCGAGAAAAGATGGGCAGGGCGGGAATACCCAGGCGGTTCTAACGATATTATAATCCATCACGCGGAAGAAAAAGGGTTTGTTAACCCAACCCCGGACTACATATCGAGTGTCAGATCATATTTGGACGTTATCAAGAAAGGGGTCTACTCCAGTTTCCTCTGGATAACCCTAGCTATAGTCTTTCTAGCCGGCACTAACCGGGTTAATGTTTTCTCAATCGGTTACTTGATCGGtgcttttgtgtttttgtggcAAGGTACCGACTTGTATCTCCGACCTATCCCGACAATCATCAAGTCATGGGACCTTTTTTTGGGATACAACGTTTTCGTAATTTTGTGCAAAACCGCCTTACAAATAGTCGGTTGTATTTTCATACAAGACATCCCAAACTATGCCTGTTGGCTTATCCAGCTGTTTGGTATCGGTTGCGTGAAAAAATTCGGCGATCTTACCGTACAAGCCGGTCTCGCCGACGAACTCGTTTGCAAAGTACCGAGAGAATACGTCGGACTTGTATGGGACGGGTTATGTTTCGGTTTTATGATAATGCAGCGACGCATTTTCACCAGTTATAACTTCTTCCACCTTATTAACGAGATCAAAGCGGGCTCTATTCTGGCTTCGCGAGGCGCCGAGCTGATCGAGGAGCTCCGTCTGAAACGCATGACCGAACAGGAGGAGCAAGAACGTCGCGTtctagaaaaaatcaaagccAAGATGGACCGCATCAAAGCCAACCAGCAGAAAATCCAAGGATCGAGTTACAAAGACAGTGAAAACCACTACGTGG CTGTGCGGTCCGGCGACTACTACATGTTCGATGATTTAGATGACGAAGATGAGTTAGATTTTATGGACATACCGAAAGATGATGAGGAAGAGGCGAAGGGACGCGGACAGACTGTTAGTGAG ATTGAGGAGCCGGGACCTAGAACCGTCACTATTATCGATGAGCGGGGAAAAGACGAGCCAAAGCCAGGCACTAGTAAAGATGATGACGAGTCCACTGTCATAAGTGAGCAAA AACCAACAGTCCGGGAAAAAGTCTCGGTCGGGTTGTTATTCGTCTGGGCTTTCATCCAGAGCTCAATGATCAGTCTCACCAACTTCCTCAATAAATACTCGAGGGATTACCGCTACGTAATCCGTGTTTTGGCCAAGGAGAAAAAGTTTTTGAAGGAACACACGGACTACAACGTTGGTTTGCGTCTCGGCTCGGGTCAGTTGTGGCAACCAGCAGCGTCGTACAACAGTCTTCTTGGCCAGTCACA CGAGGATTCGGTGCTACCGACTCCGTCTTGCGGCACATTCAGTCCTTCCGATTCGTACAGACTCGTCTCGAATAGCGACAG GCCATCTTTGGATCGCCGGGACTACGACGAGAAACCGCCAGTCAGCGACGAGAGCGACCAAAAAGCCATGGCTACCTTACCCTACACGTCCGATCAGGACAG GCGCAAGGCGAGTGTTCTCACGGTCCCCGAAATTCGCATTCTGGCCCCAAGTCTGGAACGTGGATTAGACTCGCCTTCAACACCAAG CAGGGAGGGGTCGCGGATCGATATGGAGGAGTACGAAGGCACGGAGATGTCCTCGTACGACCAGCCGCCCATAATAAGGCTTTTACTCGCGATCTGGTACATCATAATGAGCCGATCCGAAAACGTCTGCTACTTTATCATATTTTTGAACCAAATCAAATCGGCGACTTTCCTGTCGTTGCCGTTGCCTCTCATGGTGTTCCTCTGGGGTACTTTGACCATTCCGAGGCCGGACAAGACTTTCTGGGTTACCATTATCGCATATACTGAG GTAATAGTACTGATCAAATGCATGTTCCAATTCGATATAATACCCTGGAACATGAGTCAAGGGATCACAAACAACCCATTCTACCCTCCAAGAATAATCGGAATTGAGCGAAACTCCAATTTTGCCGTTTGGGACCTTTTGCTTCTCTTGGTCGTATTTTTCCACAG ATTTATGTTAAAATCGATGGGTTTGTGGAAAAGTTCCCCAGTCCCGGCTGTCCTTCTGACCGAAGGCGACTACAAAGTGAACTCCGAGGGTAAACTCGAACCGGTTCAAAGTGAGATGCAAATCACGCGCCGCAG CTCCAAGCACAGTGACAAGACTCTTTCGAGTAAAAGTTCGGTCCCTGAAGACAGTGACCTCGAACGGCTCGTGGAGGAGTCGGATCAAAACGAAGATGATATGAGAAGGGCCAGTATAACCAAGCAGGATTTACAGGATAAGATTTTGAGTGTGGAGTGTCAACGGGTCGATCCTATGGCACACTTGCCCCAGTCGTTAAAACTAGC GTTCTTGAAATACGGGGAAAGTATCAGACTGTTTTTCAAGCAGTTGCGCGACCCCACGTCCAGGGTGGCTGCTGATGTGTATTCGTACATGTTTCTGTgcgatttttacaattttttcgttattttgaTCGGGTATAGTTCGTTCGGGACGCAGCAAGGGGATGGAGGAGTGTCTTCGTATCTGGAAGACGACAGAGTCCCCGTCTTGTTCCTCCTGATGCTTATTTTACAGTTCACGTTGATTATAGTGGACCGAGGGATATTTTTAAGGAAGAATATTTTAGCTAAGATTATATTCCAGTTTATCCAAGTTTTTGTCTTGCACATTTGGTTGTTTATCGTTTTTCCCATAATCACGGAACg GGGCTTCAATTCAGTGTTAGCCCCTCAAATGTATTACATGGTCAAGTGTTTCTACTTGCTGTTATCAGCATATCAGATCAGATGTGGCTACCCGACCCGAATTTTGGGCAACTTCCTGTGTAAAGGCTACAATTATGTCAATATGTTCCTATTTAAGGGTTTCATGGCGATTCCCTTTCTATTCGAATTGAGGACCGTGATGGACTGGATGTGGACCGACACCTCAATGACTGTCTTTGACTGGATCAAAATGGAGGACATATTTTCACACATTTTCCAAATCAAA TGCACACGACACGTTGAAAGCGAGTATCCCCAACCACGAGGCGAGCGCAAACCCCCCGTCATCAAATACCTGATGGGGGGAGCAATCCTCGCCCTAATTATCGCCATAATTTGGTTCCCTCTCGTCTTCTTCTCACTGGGAAACGCCGTGGGCAAGCCCAACCCTCCCTACGACGTAACCCTCGAAATCCGTATAGGGCCCTACGAGCCGGTTTACCAGATGTCGGCCCAAAGCAACTCGATTCATCAATTTACCGAAAGCAATCTCGCTCAACTGCAACAGGCCTACATCCAGCAAAAGACCGCGGCAACCTTCATTTCGAATTACGAAGGACCCGATATTGCCGCCGTTAAGCTTAGCTTAGACTCGGCAAACATCTGGAGCATCTCACCGCCGGATCGTGAACGAATGGTGGCGGAAGTTAGTTCCAACGATTCGTTGAAAATTAGACTCGAATATAAGGTTTCGCACAAGACCAGTAAACCGGAAGATTCCGGCGTGATTCCCGACAATGTCGAGATCCAAGTTCCGGCGGCAATCAACGGGAAACCGAACGTCATGAGGCAGAATCTTTTACAAATGCTGAAGGGTAATAAGAGTGCAAGTCCGATGATTCTCGAAGATATACTCcccaaatttttgaaagttaCCAACCGGGGGACGGCGAAGTCCATCTCGCAGTTAATGTTTTTGAATAACGAGGATGCAG AAAGTCCAAACCCTGTCGGGAAGGCGTTCAGGACTATAAGTTTAAGCTTGGATAGTAGCAACGACTCCGTTACGGAGTGGTGGCAGATTAAGGAAAATTGTACTGATCTTAATTACAAAATGTTCCTCAAAAAGCTACCGATGGCCGACTGCAACTCCATCATTGTGTATACTTtcaacgataaaatttttcccaGTACTTTGAGCGTTCTAACTGGGGGAGG CATAATCGGCCTTTACTCAACTCTAGTTTTCGTTGCTTTCCGCTTCTTCCGCGGTTTCTTCGCCGAGCAGTGCTTCAAAATCATGTTTGAAGACATGCCGAACATAGACCGAGTGTTGCAACTCTGCCTCGACATCTACCTAGTCCGTGAAGCCGGCGAATTCGCTCTAGAGGAAGACCTCTTTGCGAAACTAGTGTTCCTCTTCCGGTCGCCGGAAACCATGATTAAGTGGACGCGACCTAAGGAAGAGCTCGCCGACGACGAGGACCCCGAAGGGGACGCCTAA